The following proteins are encoded in a genomic region of Drosophila miranda strain MSH22 chromosome 4, D.miranda_PacBio2.1, whole genome shotgun sequence:
- the LOC108163795 gene encoding UPF0428 protein CG16865 — MPKVVSRSIVCSDTKDQEEYSEEKPLNIYYCLCNKMALILDCTLDQLPLREVDNARVINANEHANKLTYNPTPKVLYIRRKGRGNAIEKQYRYKCRSCDLPLYYRHNPDSHVTFVMFNALVSAKNEQPLAQLLGTEAKNRAKLSTAAPAQSASSAGGEDSGIVDASGKKVMVTRHTKNMGKFSSVTVSTIDEEEDEIEAREIADSYANNARIIEKQLQRKGGKLSDVGVRGKTEDAPPPQKKQRGTLLER; from the exons ATGCCAAAAGTTGTTTCTCGCAGTATTGTGTGCTCCGATACAAAGGATCAGGAGGAGTACAGTGAAGAGAAACCCCTCAACATCTACTACTGTCTATGCAATAAGATGGCTTTGATTTTGG ATTGCACCCTGGATCAATTGCCGCTACGAGAAGTAGACAATGCCCGTGTAATAAATGCCAACGAGCACGCCAACAAGTTGACCTACAATCCAACTCCAAAGGTGCTCTACATACGCCGCAAGGGCAGGGGAAACGCCATAGAGAAACAGTACCGGTATAAG TGCCGCAGCTGCGATCTTCCACTTTACTACCGCCACAATCCGGACTCCCATGTCACCTTCGTGATGTTCAATGCATTGGTTAGCGCCAAGAATGAGCAGCCATTAGCCCAACTTCTGGGAACAGAAGCAAAGAACAGGGCGAAGCTTTCGACTGCTGCCCCAGCGCAGAGTGCGTCGTCTGCCGGAGGTGAGGATTCCGGTATAGTCGATGCCAGTGGAAAGAAAGTCATGGTCACACGGCACACAAAGAATATGGGCAAGTTCAGCTCGGTGACGGTGTCCACCATAGACGAAGAGGAGGACGAAATTGAAGCG CGCGAGATTGCCGATAGTTATGCCAACAATGCGCGCATCATTGAGAAGCAGCTGCAACGCAAAGGCGGGAAACTAAGCGACGTCGGTGTCAGAGGAAAGACGGAGGACGCGCCTCCACCGCAGAAAAAACAGCGCGGTACTCTGCTGGAGAGATAG
- the LOC108163133 gene encoding protein son of sevenless gives MFSGPGSHAISYSGGISIGGGGSGLHQDCDGYDFTKNENAARWRGLFIPSLRKVLEQVHPRVTAKEDALLYVEKLCLRLLAMLCAKPLPHSVQDVEEKVNKSFPTPIDQWALKEANEAINSKKKKSVLPTERVHTLLQKDVLQYKIDSSVSAFLVAVLEYISADILKMAGDYVCKISHCEITKEDIEVVMNADRVLMDMLNQSDIKTSPLSLPAQRASATYEETVKELIHDEKQYQRDLHMIIRVFREELVKIVSDPKELEPIFSNIMDIYEVTVTLLGSLEDVIEMSQEQNAPWVGSCFEELAEAEEFDVYKKYAHDVTSQASRDALTNLLSKPGASSLISAGHGFRDAVKYYLPKLLLVPICHAFVYFDYIKHLMDLSSSQDDIESFEQVQGLLHPLHCDLEKVMGSVSKERLVPVSGRVRRQLAIERTRELQLKVEHWDDKDVGQNCNEFIREDSLSKLGSGKRIWSERKVFLFDGLMVLCKANTKKQTPSAGATAYDYRLKEKFFMRRVEIIDRADSEELKNSFELVTRMQPAIVLTAKNAQHKHDWMADLLMVNTKSMLDRILDSILQDIERKHPLRMPSPEIYKFAVPDSGENIVLEERESAGVPMIKGATLCKLIERLTYHIYADPTFVRTFLTTYRYFCSPQQLLQLLIERFNIPDPSLVYQDAAFGPGALGGGGGGDKEHKNSQREDWKRYRKEYVQPVQFRVLNVLRHWVDHHFYDFEKDPTLLEKLLHFLEHVNGKSMRKWVDSVLKIVQRKNEQEKSNKKIVYAYGHDPPPIEHHMSVPNEEITLLTLHPLELARQLTLLEFEMYKNVKPSELVGSPWTKKDKELKSPNLLKIMKHTTNVTRWIEKSITEAENHEERLAIMQRAIEVMMVMLELNNFNGILSIVAAMGTASVYRLRWTFQGLPERYKKFLDECRELSDDHLKKYQERLRSINPPCVPFFGRYLTNILHLEEGNPDLLANTELINFSKRRKVAEIIGEIQQYQNQPYCLNEESTIRQFFEQLDPFNGLSDKEMSDYLYNESMRIEPRGCKTVPKFPRKWPHIPLKSPGIKPRRQNQNNNSSKLSSNASSAAASSAASTVAAAAAAATAAVPPTQPASVEVLPSGASIPSAGAGEQSPQHNPHAFSVFASVILPDRNGSTWSGTPLHHRTTAENNEEVVVPAPHLPKKPAAHVWTNNVAMMNATASAMDVFSPVMSDHHALPPQSLPDSNPFAVGSDTDALPSPLPKLMVSPRHETGNRSPFHGRMQYSPTHSIASTVTLTGVSGVGAGVGAGGDLSPQMGGFYYNNAHQGQTGAVPISPHVNVPTASILDYRAVPPPLPPRRKERTESCADMAQKRQAPDAPTLPPRDGELSPPPIPPRLNHSTGTISVRHSHGQSKEFASSCKSGLLLPNTSSIMIRRNSAIEKRAAAAAHQPGPTAVATAAALAGSVMGSINTTLVTVSQSVPTEEQPPQSISPALSSSTTTSPLTPATPISPNIPSHPVESTTSGYTHQLRLRSQQQHQQQSQQALSHPAAYAQHHHTHHTHHPPHHNQQHQQHQQHQQHQHHQQHQQHHQQHANQLHTRSSPKEFFPIATSLEGTPKLPPKPSLSANFYNNPDKGTMFLYPSTNQE, from the exons ATGTTTTCCGGACCCGGTAGCCATGCCATTAGCTATAGCGGCGGGATCAGCATTGGGGGGGGAGGCAGTGGCCTGCACCAGGATTGCGATGGCTATGACTTCACGAAGAACGAGAACGCGGCGCGTTGGCGTGGCCTGTTCATACCCTCATTGAGGAAGGTGCTAGAGCAGGTGCATCCGCGGGTGACGGCCAAAGAAGATGCCCTCCTCTATGTCGAGAAGCTGTGTCTGCGTCTGTTGGCCATGCTCTGCGCCAAGCCGCTGCCCCACTCGGTCCAAGATGTGGAGGAGAAGGTGAACAAATCATTTCCAACGCCCATCGACCAGTGGGCTCTCAAGGAGGCCAACGAGGCGATCAACTCGAAGAAAAAGAAGTCCGTTCTGCCCACCGAGCGGGTACACACCCTGCTCCAGAAGGATGTGCTGCAGTACAAAATCGATAGTTCGGTGTCCGCCTTCCTGGTGGCCGTCCTGGAATATATCTCTGCGGATATACTGAAAATGGCCGGCGACTATGTGTGCAAAATCTCGCACTGCGAGATCACCAAAGAGGACATCGAGGTGGTCATGAACGCGGACCGGGTCCTCATGGACATGTTGAATCAGAGTGATATTAAGACCAGTCCGCTCTCACTGCCCGCGCAGAGGGCCAGCGCGACCTACGAGGAGACTGTCAAAGAGTTGATCCACGACGAGAAGCAATATCAGCGAGATCTCCATATGATCATACGCGTCTTTCGCGAGGAGCTGGTGAAGATTGTGTCGGATCCCAAGGAGCTCGAGCCAATATTCTCCAACATAATGGACATCTACGAGGTGACGGTAACTCTGCTCGGATCTCTGGAGGATGTCATCGAGATGTCCCAGGAGCAGAACGCCCCCTGGGTGGGCAGCTGCTTCGAGGAGCTGGCGGAGGCCGAGGAATTCGATGTGTACAAAAAGTATGCCCACGACGTGACCTCCCAGGCGTCACGGGATGCGCTTACCAATCTCTTATCCAAGCCTGGG GCCTCATCCTTAATTTCTGCCGGGCACGGTTTTAGAGATGCCGTCAAGTATTATCTGCCcaagctgctgctggtgcccATTTGCCATGCTTTCGTGTACTTCGATTACATAAAACATCTAATGGATCTCAGCTCCTCGCAGGACGACATCGAGAGCTTTGAACAGGTGCAGGGCCTCTTGCATCCACTCCACTGCGACCTCGAAAAGGTGATGGGCAGCGTCTCCAAGGAGCGCCTGGTACCTGTCAGTGGGCGAGTGCGTcgccagctggccatcgaacGGACACGAGAACTCCAGCTCAAGGTGGAGCATTGGGATGACAAGGATGTGGGCCAGAACTGCAATGAGTTTATACGCG AGGACTCGCTCAGCAAGCTGGGATCGGGCAAGCGCATTTGGAGCGAGCGAAAAGTCTTTCTGTTCGATGGTCTTATGGTCCTGTGCAAGGCAAACACCAAGAAGCAGACCCCCTCGGCAGGGGCCACGGCCTACGATTACCGGCTGAAGGAGAAGTTCTTTATGCGTCGCGTCGAGATCATTGACCGGGCGGACAGCGAGGAGCTGAAGAACAGCTTCGAGCTAGTCACCAGAATGCAGCCGGCCATTGTCCTGACGGCCAAGAACGCCCAGCACAAGCACGACTGGATGGCAGACCTTCTGATGGTGAACACCAAGTCGATGCTGGACCGCATCCTGGACAGCATACTGCAGGACATCGAGCGCAAGCATCCCCTGCGCATGCCTAGCCCAGAGATCTACAAGTTCGCCGTTCCGGATAGCGGGGAGAACATCGTCTTGGAGGAGCGCGAGAGCGCTGGAGTCCCGATGATCAAAGGGGCCACACTGTGCAAGCTCATCGAACGCCTCACCTACCACATATATGCGGACCCCACCTTTGTGCGCACCTTCCTCACGACATATCGCTACTTCTGCTCGccccagcagctgctgcagctgctgatCGAACGCTTCAACATACCCGACCCCAGTTTAGTCTATCAGGACGCTGCCTTTGGCCCGGGAGCCCttggtggcggcggcgggggCGACAAGGAGCACAAGAACTCGCAGCGCGAGGACTGGAAACGCTACCGCAAGGAGTACGTTCAGCCGGTGCAGTTTCGGGTGCTCAACGTTCTGCGCCACTGGGTGGATCACCACTTCTATGACTTTGAGAAGGATCCCACTCTGCTCGAGAAGCTGCTGCACTTTCTGGAGCATGTGAACGGGAAGTCGATGCGCAAGTGGGTGGATTCTGTGCTCAAAATTGTTCAGAGAAAG AACGAACAGGAGAAAAGCAATAAGAAGATTGTGTACGCCTATGGCCACGATCCGCCGCCCATTGAGCACCACATGAGTGTACCCAACGAGGAGATCACACTGCTCACCCTCCATCCGTTGGAGCTGGCCCGTCAGCTCACGCTGTTGGAGTTTGAGATGTACAAGAACGTGAAGCCCTCGGAGCTCGTGGGCTCGCCCTGGACCAAGAAGGACAAGGAGCTAAAGAGCCCCAATCTGCTGAAGATCATGAAGCACACCACCAATGTGACGCGTTGGATAGAGAAGTCCATAACCGAGGCGGAGAACCACGAGGAGCGCCTGGCAATAATGCAGCGGGCCATCGAGGTGATGATGGTCATGCTCGAGCTGAACAACTTCAATGGAATCCTTTCGATTGTCGCGGCCATGGGCACGGCGTCGGTCTACCGGCTGCGGTGGACATTCCAGGGATTGCCCGAACGCTACAAGAAGTTCCTGGACGAGTGCCGCGAGCTTAGCGACGATCATCTCAAGAAGTATCAAGAGCGGCTGCGCTCCATCAATCCGCCTTGCGTGCCCTTCTTTGGGCGCTACCTGACCAACATCCTGCACTTGGAGGAGGGCAACCCGGATCTGTTGGCCAACACGGAGCTTATCAATTTCTCGAAGCGGCGGAAAGTGGCCGAAATCATCGGCGAGATCCAGCAGTACCAGAACCAGCCCTACTGCCTCAATGAGGAGTCCACCATACGGCAGTTCTTCGAGCAGCTCGATCCCTTCAACGGCCTCTCCGACAAGGAAATGTCCGACTATCTCTACAATGAGAGCATGCGCATCGAGCCGCGTGGCTGCAAGACGGTGCCCAAGTTT CCTCGAAAATGGCCGCACATTCCGCTTAAGTCGCCGGGCATTAAGCCCCGTCGCCAAAACCAGAATAATAACAGCAGTAAGTTATCCAGCAACGCTTCATCGGCGGCAGCCTCATCGGCGGCATCAACGgtagcggcagcagcagcagccgcaacaGCAGCTGTGCCCCCAACACAACCAGCGAGCGTGGAAGTGCTACCGAGTGGTGCATCCATTCCCAGCGCTGGTGCTGGCGAACAGAGTCCGCAGCACAATCCGCACGCGTTCTCGGTTTTCGCCTCCGTCATTCTACCCGATCGGAATGGCAGCACTTGGAGCGGAACACCTCTGCATCATCGGACAACAGCGGAGAACAATGAGGAGGTTGTGGTGCCGGCGCCACATCTGCCCAAGAAGCCGGCGGCGCATGTGTGGACCAACAATGTGGCAATGATGAATGCTACGGCGTCGGCGATGGATGTGTTTAGTCCAGTGATGTCGGATCACCATGCGCTGCCCCCACAATCGCTGCCAGACAGCAACCCCTTTGCCGTAGGCTCAGACACAGATGCCCTGCCTTCGCCGTTGCCCAAGCTGATGGTTAGTCCTCGCCACGAGACTGGCAATCGGTCACCATTCCATGGGCGGATGCAATACAGTCCCACGCATAGCATTGCCAGCACTGTGACTCTGACGGGAGTGAGCGGAGTCGGAGCCGGAGTCGGAGCTGGAGGAGATCTCAGCCCTCAGATGGGTGGATTCTACTACAACAACGCCCACCAGGGACAGACAGGGGCAGTGCCCATCTCGCCGCATGTCAATGTTCCAACGGCCTCAATCCTGGACTATCGAGCTGTGCCCCCCCCACTGCCGCCACGTCGCAAGGAGCGGACCGAGAGCTGTGCCGATATGGCGCAGAAGCGGCAGGCACCTGACGCACCGACA TTACCCCCGCGCGATGGCGAACTGAGTCCTCCCCCCATACCGCCCCGACTCAACCATTCCACGGGCACTATATCCGTACGACACAGCCATGGCCAGAGCAAGGAGTTCGCGAGTTCGTGCAAGAGCGGCCTACTCCTGCCCAACACAAGCAGTATTATGATACGCCGGAACTCGGCGATCGAGAAGCGGGCAGCAGCGGCTGCCCATCAGCCTGGTCCGACTGCAGTGGCGACTGCAGCTGCTTTGGCGGGGTCGGTGATGGGGTCCATTAACACGACGTTGGTCACAGTATCACAGTCAGTGCCGACTGAAGAGCAGCCGCCGCAATCGATCTCGCCAGCACTGAGCTCCTCGACAACTACATCACCGCTGACACCCGCAACGCCCATCTCCCCGAACATTCCCAGCCATCCAGTGGAGAGTACGACAAGCGGTTATACGCACCAGCTTCGTTTAAGgtcccagcagcagcatcagcagcagtcGCAGCAAGCATTGTCGCATCCAGCGGCGTATGCACAGCACCATCATACCCACCACACGCACCATCCACCCCACCACAATcaacaacatcaacagcatcagcagcatcaacagcatcagcatcatcaACAGCATCAACAACATCATCAACAGCATGCAAATCAATTACACACACGCTCGTCCCCAAAGGAATTCTTTCCGATTGCCACGAGCCTCGAGGGCACACCCAAACTTCCACCAAAACCTAGTCTAAGCGCTAACTTCTATAACAATCCAG ATAAAGGTACGATGTTTCTTTACCCAAGTACAAACCAAGAATAA
- the LOC108163794 gene encoding trypsin-7-like isoform X1 — MLFKLVIWLILVVCVVERNPAEANEYYTCDSLSEKCVLFHACIHAKHKGYFKICASNSICCRVPKQPKADTRSSRACLSYASNTTFCPRHLFISHSQESYRNELQYMAHIGLTNPRAWICGGTLIHSKFVLTAAHCVILERAVGTEEPDFLVRLGGHNSTDGAIYEVAEKIPHPDYKEEDGTKNDIALLKLTKTVVFNDQVKPACLPTTSGQEHAKMTVSGWGLYSSYEPNKSAPQLRKADVILFKYAECNEENEVLQEMKICAGGENDASDSCQGDSGGPLAIWHPEWGSCLGQVFGIVSEGSFCDTKSPRTIYTRVFYYLQWIEDIVWKTREETELNITIR; from the exons ATGCTTTTCAAACTGGTTATTTGGTTAATACTCGTAGTTTGTGTGGTCGAACGGAATCCGGCTGAAGCCAATGAATACTACACTTGCGATTCACTTTCTGAAAAATGTGTATTATTTCATGCCTGCATTCATGCAAAGCATAAAGGGTATTTCAAAATTTGTGCTAGTAACTCCATTTGCTGTCGGGTTCCAAAACAACCGAAAGCAGACACTCGGTCCTCAAGAG CATGTCTAAGCTACGCGAGTAACACGACTTTTTGTCCGAGGCATTTGTTTATATCGCATTCGCAAGAATCATATCGAAATGAATTACAATACATGGCGCATATAGGTCTGACGAACCCAAGAGCCTGGATTTGCGGCGGCACCCTGATACATAGTAAATTTGTTCTTACCGCGGCCCACTGTGTCATTCTTGAGCGGGCTGTTGGTACGGAAGAGCC AGATTTTTTGGTGCGCCTAGGAGGTCACAATAGCACTGACGGCGCAATATATGAAGTAGCTGAAAAAATCCCGCACCCCGACTATAAAGAAGAAGACGGGACAAAAAACGATATAGCTTTATTGAAATTGACTAAAACAGTCGTCTTTAATGACCAAGTAAAGCCAGCCTGCTTACCAACAACTAGTGGACAAGAGCATGCGAAGATGACAGTCTCTGGATGGGGATTATATAGCAGCTACGAACCCAATAAATCAGCCCCTCAGTTGCGCAAGGCTGACGTAATACTGTTTAAATATGCCGAATGCAATGAAGAAAATGAAGTGCTACAGGAAATGAAGATTTGCGCTGGTGGAGAGAACGATGCAAGCGATTCATGCCAGGGAGATTCGGGAGGACCACTGGCCATATGGCATCCGGAATGGGGCTCGTGCCTGGGACAGGTATTCGGCATTGTTTCTGAAGGATCGTTTTGTGATACTAAATCTCCACGGACGATTTACACTAGAGTTTTTTATTATCTTCAATGGATTGAAGACATAGTATGGAAGACCAGAGAAGAAACTGAACTAAACATTACGATTCGCTAA
- the LOC108163794 gene encoding kallikrein-15-like isoform X2 — MLFKLVIWLILVVCVVERNPAEANEYYTCDSLSEKCVLFHACIHAKHKGYFKICASNSICCRVPKQPKADTRSSRGLTNPRAWICGGTLIHSKFVLTAAHCVILERAVGTEEPDFLVRLGGHNSTDGAIYEVAEKIPHPDYKEEDGTKNDIALLKLTKTVVFNDQVKPACLPTTSGQEHAKMTVSGWGLYSSYEPNKSAPQLRKADVILFKYAECNEENEVLQEMKICAGGENDASDSCQGDSGGPLAIWHPEWGSCLGQVFGIVSEGSFCDTKSPRTIYTRVFYYLQWIEDIVWKTREETELNITIR, encoded by the exons ATGCTTTTCAAACTGGTTATTTGGTTAATACTCGTAGTTTGTGTGGTCGAACGGAATCCGGCTGAAGCCAATGAATACTACACTTGCGATTCACTTTCTGAAAAATGTGTATTATTTCATGCCTGCATTCATGCAAAGCATAAAGGGTATTTCAAAATTTGTGCTAGTAACTCCATTTGCTGTCGGGTTCCAAAACAACCGAAAGCAGACACTCGGTCCTCAAGAG GTCTGACGAACCCAAGAGCCTGGATTTGCGGCGGCACCCTGATACATAGTAAATTTGTTCTTACCGCGGCCCACTGTGTCATTCTTGAGCGGGCTGTTGGTACGGAAGAGCC AGATTTTTTGGTGCGCCTAGGAGGTCACAATAGCACTGACGGCGCAATATATGAAGTAGCTGAAAAAATCCCGCACCCCGACTATAAAGAAGAAGACGGGACAAAAAACGATATAGCTTTATTGAAATTGACTAAAACAGTCGTCTTTAATGACCAAGTAAAGCCAGCCTGCTTACCAACAACTAGTGGACAAGAGCATGCGAAGATGACAGTCTCTGGATGGGGATTATATAGCAGCTACGAACCCAATAAATCAGCCCCTCAGTTGCGCAAGGCTGACGTAATACTGTTTAAATATGCCGAATGCAATGAAGAAAATGAAGTGCTACAGGAAATGAAGATTTGCGCTGGTGGAGAGAACGATGCAAGCGATTCATGCCAGGGAGATTCGGGAGGACCACTGGCCATATGGCATCCGGAATGGGGCTCGTGCCTGGGACAGGTATTCGGCATTGTTTCTGAAGGATCGTTTTGTGATACTAAATCTCCACGGACGATTTACACTAGAGTTTTTTATTATCTTCAATGGATTGAAGACATAGTATGGAAGACCAGAGAAGAAACTGAACTAAACATTACGATTCGCTAA